The following coding sequences are from one Archocentrus centrarchus isolate MPI-CPG fArcCen1 chromosome 4, fArcCen1, whole genome shotgun sequence window:
- the slc1a7b gene encoding solute carrier family 1 member 7b, protein MAMALDAVWVRVKNVCKQNGLLIMSVMAVVIGCLLGFFLRTRRLTEQEVKYFQFPGELLMRMLKMLILPLVVSSLMSGLAALDAKCSSRLGLITVSYYLWTTFVAVIVGIIMVSIIHPGGAAQKEHSEDSGKPIMSSADALLDLIRNMFPANLVQATFQQYRTSSEYIVKSRPAVSQAQSESTTRRALIYGIQDDNGTDIQNFALDLTPPPDVLIRTREGTSDGMNVLGIVIFSATMGIMLGRMGPNGSALVNFCQSLNEAVLRIVAIVIWYFPFGIVFLVAGKILEMSDPSAMGKKLGFYAVTVVFGLVLHGLFILPAMYFFITKKSPIVYIRGILQALLIALATSSSSATLPITFKCLLENNHIDRRIIRFVLPVGATINMDGTALYEAVAAIFIAQVNNYELDFGQIITISITATAASIGAAGIPQAGLVTMVIVLTSVGLPTDDITLIIAVDWALDRFRTMVNVMGDALATGIMAHICRKDFMKEGDGVPLICETKTAMSTPPVMNCHNNNGNCRPPPPGIKHEFIPPDVAQLIQLEEGIRPLSDRKKPPIPPRHLKKSKEHCTIDMNGLETNV, encoded by the exons GAGGTGAAGTACTTTCAGTTTCCTGGTGAGCTGCTAATGAGGATGCTGAAGATGCTGATTCTCCCTCTCGTTGTATCCAG TTTGATGTCAGGGCTGGCAGCTCTCGATGCAAAGTGCTCCAGTCGGCTCGGTCTGATCACGGTATCTTATTACCTGTGGACCACCTTTGTGGCTGTGATTGTGGGGATCATCATGGTCTCCATCATCCATCCGGGAGGTGCGGCCCAGAAAGAGCACTCCGAGGACAGCGGCAAGCCCATCATGAGTTCTGCAGATGCACTGCTGGACCTGATCCG CAACATGTTTCCAGCAAATCTGGTCCAGGCCACGTTTCAGCAG TATCGAACAAGCAGCGAGTACATAGTGAAGAGCAGACCAGCAGTGAGTCAGGCGCAGTCAGAGTCCACCACGCGGCGAGCGCTCATCTACGGCATTCAGGACGACAATGGGACCGACATCCAGAACTTTGCTCTTGACCTGACCCCCCCGCCTGACGTTCTTATCCGGACTCGGGAAGGAACAAGCGATGGAATGAATGTCCTTggaattgttattttttcagccACCATGG GTATTATGCTGGGGAGGATGGGGCCAAACGGCAGCGCCTTGGTGAACTTCTGCCAGAGCCTGAATGAGGCTGTCCTTAGAATTGTTGCCATTGTTATATG GTACTTTCCATTTGGCATCGTTTTCCTGGTGGCTGGAAAGATCCTGGAGATGAGCGATCCGTCAGCCATGGGGAAGAAGCTGGGTTTCTATGCCGTCACCGTGGTGTTTGGTTTGGTGTTGCACGGCTTGTTTATCCTGCCTGCCATGTACTTCTTCATCACCAAAAAGAGCCCCATTGTTTACATACGGGGAATCTTGCAAGCCCTGCTCATTGCACTGGCAACTTCGTCCAG CTCAGCCACTTTGCCTATAACCTTCAAGTGCCTCTTAGAGAACAACCACATTGACCGTCGCATCATCCGCTTTGTGCTTCCTGTGGGTGCAACCATCAACATGGATGGCACCGCTCTCTATGAGGCTGTGGCGGCGATATTCATCGCACAAGTTAATAATTACGAGCTGGACTTCGGTCAGATCATCACCATCAG CATCACCGCTACTGCAGCCAGCATCGGTGCAGCAGGGATACCACAAGCCGGACTGGTCACCATGGTGATAGTGCTAACATCCGTCGGGCTGCCAACTGATGACATCACTCTCATCATTGCAGTAGACTGGGCTTT AGACAGATTTCGCACTATGGTCAATGTAATGGGGGATGCTTTGGCTACAGGCATCATGGCACACATCTGCAGGAAAGACTTCATGAAAGAGGGAGATGGG GTGCCCTTGATCTGTGAGACCAAAACAGCAATGAGCACCCCACCTGTGATGAACTGCCACAACAACAACGGCAACTGCCGACCCCCTCCTCCAGGGATCAAACACGAGTTCATCCCGCCCGACGTCGCCCAACTCAttcagctggaggagggcatTCGGCCGCTTTCAGATAGAAAGAAACCTCCGATTCCTCCAAGGCATCTGAAGAAGAGCAAAGAACACTGCACGATTGATATGAATGGCCTTGAGACCAACGTATAG